From Schizosaccharomyces pombe strain 972h- genome assembly, chromosome: II, the proteins below share one genomic window:
- the tom40 gene encoding TOM complex subunit Tom40: protein MDYIQTLFTSVNQVGEKIDSYKSSLNLINPGTCENLSKEVSKDILLSNYAFTGVRADVTKGFCTSPWFTVSHAFALGSQVLPPYSFSTMFGGEPLFLRGSVDNDGAVQAMLNCTWNSNVLSKVQMQLSNGAVPNMCQIEHDHKGKDFSFSFKAMNPWYEEKLTGIYIISLLQSVTPKLSLGVEALWQKPSSSIGPEEATLSYMTRYNAADWIATAHLNGSQGDVTATFWRKLSPKVEAGVECQLSPVGLNHSAALMTGPKPEGLTSVGVKYEFAQSIYRGQVDSKGRVGVYLERRLAPAITLAFSSELDHPNRNAKVGLGLSLELPGSDEMIQQQQQQLAAQTA from the coding sequence ATGGATTACATTCAAACATTGTTCACATCCGTGAATCAAGTTGGAGAAAAGATTGACAGTTACAAGTCATCATTAAATCTTATTAACCCAGGAACTTGCGAAAACTTGTCCAAGGAGGTCTCCAAGGACATTTTGTTGAGCAACTATGCCTTCACTGGTGTCCGTGCAGACGTGACCAAGGGATTTTGCACCAGTCCTTGGTTTACCGTATCTCATGCCTTTGCTTTAGGAAGTCAGGTTTTACCTCCTTACTCTTTTAGCACGATGTTTGGCGGAGAGCCTCTTTTCTTACGTGGTAGTGTTGATAATGATGGTGCTGTTCAGGCAATGCTAAACTGTACCTGGAACTCCAATGTCCTTTCCAAGGTGCAGATGCAACTATCTAATGGGGCCGTTCCCAATATGTGTCAAATTGAACATGACCATAAGGGAAAAGATTTTTCATTTAGCTTCAAGGCTATGAACCCTTGGTATGAAGAAAAGCTTACCGGTATTTACATTATATCTCTACTTCAATCTGTTACCCCCAAGTTATCCTTGGGTGTTGAGGCTCTATGGCAAAAGCCTTCTTCTTCCATTGGCCCTGAAGAAGCAACTTTAAGCTATATGACTCGTTATAACGCTGCGGATTGGATCGCTACTGCACATTTAAACGGTAGCCAAGGAGATGTCACTGCCACATTTTGGCGTAAGCTTAGTCCCAAGGTTGAGGCAGGTGTAGAATGTCAGTTATCACCTGTGGGATTAAACCATTCTGCTGCTTTGATGACTGGCCCCAAGCCTGAAGGTCTTACCTCAGTTGGTGTCAAGTACGAGTTTGCACAAAGTATTTATCGTGGTCAAGTTGACAGCAAAGGTCGTGTTGGTGTTTACCTTGAACGTCGTCTTGCACCCGCTATTACTCTCGCCTTTAGCAGTGAATTAGATCACCCTAATCGTAACGCCAAGGTTGGTCTTGGTTTAAGTTTGGAATTACCAGGTAGCGATGAAATGATCCAGCAACAACAACAGCAGTTGGCTGCGCAGACTGCATAA
- the gsk31 gene encoding serine/threonine protein kinase Gsk31, protein MSDDSHLETKVVTDGTTGEKKTISYEPCRVLGSGSFGVVIQAKLVGTPGFIAVKRVLQDKRYKNRELQIMRAISHPNIIKLIAFFHTHNPSKDETHLCLLLEYMPETVFDDMRWYTRRRKSIPNLSIKLYAFQLFRALAYLHSTGVCHRDIKPQNLLVDYKTGILKLCDFGSAKVLVPSEPNVSYICSRYYRAPELVFGATHYTTKIDVWSAACVIAELFIGRPLFPGDSSVEQLVEIIRVLGTPSYHEISVMNPNYVNHSLPNVRPHTLESVMPHNCTKNAMDLLHKMLTYVPSKRISAIEVLTHPFFDELRDPNCMYHCSRDEGTIERHLPPLFNFNLAELSIRPNLNKAILPPHVYESLDVDINNFEPIVVKQADADS, encoded by the exons ATGAGTg ATGACTCTCATTTAGAAACTAAGGTCGTTACTGATGGGACTACCGGAGAGAAGAAAACGATCTCTTACGAACCATGTCGAGTACTGGGATCGGGTAGTTTTGGAGTCGTCATTCAAGCAAAATTAGTTGGCACTCCGGGGTTCATTGCTGTGAAGCGTGTTTTGCAGGACAAACGCTACAAG AACCGCGAGCTTCAAATTATGCGAGCAATTTCCCATCCAAACATTATTAAGCTTATCGCCTTTTTTCACACCCACAATCCTTCAAAGGATGAAACTCACCTTTGTCTGCTCTTGGAATACATGCCAGAAACTGTTTTTGATGACATGCGTTGGTATACTCGGCGGCGTAAGTCAATACCCAACCTTAGTATAAAACTTTATGCGTTTCAATTATTCCGCGCGCTTGCCTATCTGCACAGTACTGGTGTTTGTCACAGAGACATCAAGCCTCAAAATCTTTTAGTCGACTACAAGACGGGCATTTTAAAGTTATGTGACTTTGGTAGTGCCAAAGTCCTCGTCCCTTCAGAGCCCAATGTTTCTTACATTTGCTCTCGCTATTATCGAGCTCCTGAACTTGTGTTTGGTGCTACTCATTACACCACCAAAATCGATGTTTGGTCGGCTGCTTGCGTTATCGCAGAATTGTTTATAGGCCGTCCTCTGTTCCCTGGTGACAGTAGTGTCGAGCAGTTGGTTGAAATAATTCGAGTACTTGGTACTCCTTCATATCATGAAATCTCTGTCATGAACCCAAATTATGTTAATCATTCTTTGCCCAACGTTCGACCTCACACTCTCGAGAGTGTGATGCCCCATAACTGTACAAAGAATGCCATGGATCTACTACACAAAATGCTAACGTATGTTCCGTCCAAGCGTATATCTGCCATTGAAGTCCTTACTCATCCCTTCTTTGACGAGCTTCGTGATCCAAATTGCATGTACCATTGTTCACGTGACGAAGGTACCATTGAAAGGCATTTGCCTCCTTTATTCAACTTCAATTTGGCTGAACTATCCATTCGTCCAAATCTCaacaaagcaattttacCCCCTCATGTTTACGAAAGTCTCGATGTGGATATTAATAACTTTGAACCTATTGTAGTCAAACAGGCTGACGCAGACTCATAA
- the vps68 gene encoding sorting protein Vps68: protein MTLLDSSIFRFRLSSLHVSSRSLGVYFAGIMFASAVWVFVDAALYSAFDYARNLHITFIDWIPFLCSILGIVIVNSIDKSRLSGDSFAYTDESLARKARFILFIGFALLAGGLGGSFTVFILKYVVAGYEGKSLLMGSANIISNILFMISATALWITGNMNDDYHYNLQL, encoded by the exons ATGACTTTACTTGATTCATCAATCTTCCGATTTCGGTTATCCTCTTTACATGTTTCATCCAGGTCATTAGGCGTGTACTTTGCTGGAATTATG TTTGCTTCTGCTGTATGGGTATTCGTCGATGCGGCTTTATATAGCGCATTTGATTATGCAAGGAATTTGCATATCACATTCATTGACTGGATTCCTTTTCTATGTTCCATTCTCGGAATTGTGAT TGTTAATTCCATTGATAAATCCCGTCTTAGTGGTGATTCTTTTGCTTACACCGACGAAAGCCTTGCCAGAAAGGCACGatttatcctttttatcGGGTTTGCTCTCCTTGCAGGTGGTCTTGGCGGCAGTTTCACTGTTTTTATCCTAAAATATGTTGTTGCTGGATATGAGGGTAAATCTTTACTTATGGGCTCTGCCAatataatttcaaatattctttttatgaTCAGTGCCACCGCTTTGTGGATTACCGGTAACATGAACGATGATTACCATTATAATTTGCAACTTTGA
- the hhf2 gene encoding histone H4 h4.2, producing MSGRGKGGKGLGKGGAKRHRKILRDNIQGITKPAIRRLARRGGVKRISALVYEETRAVLKLFLENVIRDAVTYTEHAKRKTVTSLDVVYSLKRQGRTIYGFGG from the coding sequence ATGTCTGGTCGTGGAAAAGGTGGTAAAGGATTGGGAAAGGGTGGTGCTAAGCGCCATCGTAAGATCCTTCGTGATAACATTCAAGGTATTACTAAGCCTGCCATTCGTCGTCTTGCTCGTCGTGGCGGTGTTAAGCGTATTTCTGCTTTGGTTTACGAAGAGACTCGTGCCGTTCTCAAGCTTTTCTTGGAAAACGTTATCCGTGATGCAGTTACCTACACTGAACACGCCAAGCGTAAGACTGTCACTTCCTTGGACGTTGTCTACTCTTTGAAGCGTCAAGGCCGTACCATTTATGGTTTCGGTGGTTAA
- the hht2 gene encoding histone H3 h3.2, whose amino-acid sequence MARTKQTARKSTGGKAPRKQLASKAARKAAPATGGVKKPHRYRPGTVALREIRRYQKSTELLIRKLPFQRLVREIAQDFKTDLRFQSSAIGALQEAVEAYLVSLFEDTNLCAIHGKRVTIQPKDMQLARRLRGERS is encoded by the coding sequence ATGGCTCGTACCAAGCAAACTGCTCGTAAATCTACCGGTGGTAAGGCACCCCGTAAGCAATTGGCCTCTAAGGCTGCCCGTAAGGCCGCTCCCGCTACTGGCGGTGTCAAGAAGCCTCATCGTTATCGTCCTGGTACTGTCGCTCTTCGTGAAATCCGTCGTTACCAAAAGTCTACTGAATTGTTGATTCGCAAACTTCCCTTCCAACGTTTGGTCCGTGAAATTGCCCAAGATTTTAAGACTGACTTGCGTTTCCAATCCTCCGCAATTGGTGCTCTTCAAGAAGCTGTCGAGGCTTATCTTGTCTCTCTCTTCGAAGATACCAATCTTTGCGCTATCCATGGCAAGCGTGTTACCATTCAACCCAAGGATATGCAATTGGCCCGTCGTCTTCGTGGCGAACGCTCTTAA